The Gracilimonas sp. genome includes a region encoding these proteins:
- a CDS encoding CusA/CzcA family heavy metal efflux RND transporter, with amino-acid sequence MLQKIIELSVNNRFMVIIASILILAGGTYVMYQTPVDAIPDLSDVQVIVFTKYPGQAPQVVEDQVTYPLTTTMMSVPKSKVVRGYSFFGLSFIYIIFEDDTDMYWARSRVLEYLNTAGSNLPEGVTPTLGPDATGVGWVYEYVLDGGDQYDLQQLRSIQDWFLKYELLSVDGVAEVASVGGHVKQYQVEVDPDKLLAYDIPLSKVKMAIKRSNNDVGGRLVEMSETEFMVRGKGYIQTVEDVENVPIGTDGNGTPVTIRNVANVQIGPDLRRGVVDWNGEGEAVGGVVIMRFGENALQTIDNVKAKLKELESGLPEGITIKTAYDRSSLIKRAIEFLEHKLLEESIVVAIIVLIFLLHFRSSLVAIISLPIGILAAFIVMYFQGINANIMSLSGIAIAIGAMVDAAIVMVENAHKHLERDRGKKEHWRIIIDASKEVGPALFFSLLIITVSFLPIFALQGQEGRLFKPLAFTKTYAMAAAALLSVTLVPVLMGYLIRGKIQPEHKNPVNRFLIWIYRPVINLALRFKWTTIIASIAILAISIVPLQRLGSEFMPPIEEGDLLYMPTTDPGISITKAKELLQQTDKVIASFPEVKSVFGKAGRAQTSTDPAPLSMFETIIQLKPEDEWREGMTMDKLKQEMDAAIKIPGLTNAWTMPIKTRIDMLSTGIKTPIGIKVTGPDLQTLSDLSSDIASVVRDVPGTLSVFADKTTGGNYLDFNIDRKEAARYGLTTGDVQDVIQSAIGGMNVTETVEGLERYPVNVRYARETRENLTDLGRVLISTPSGAQIPIEYVADLQIRKDAPVIKTENARYSSWIYVDLTTSDLGTYVNQARQTVDERLDLPSGYSLSWSGQYEYMERAKKRLQVVVPITLLIIFLLLYFNFKNLQESMIVLLTLPFSLVGSFWLLYILDYNLSVAVGVGAIALAGVAAEIGVIMLTYLDNAYNDRKYNDKMKNLDDLKQAIFEGSAQRIRPIFMTVCAITGGLLPIMWGAGTGATVMKRIAAPMVGGMVSATILSLVVIPVIYYLWKSREVKRLAKTTTKINS; translated from the coding sequence ATGCTACAGAAAATAATTGAACTATCTGTAAATAACCGCTTTATGGTGATTATTGCTAGTATTCTGATACTGGCAGGCGGTACATATGTAATGTATCAAACACCCGTAGATGCCATTCCCGATCTAAGTGATGTACAGGTTATTGTCTTCACCAAATATCCGGGACAGGCCCCGCAGGTTGTTGAGGACCAGGTCACCTATCCGCTAACCACTACTATGATGTCGGTACCCAAATCTAAAGTTGTTCGAGGCTATTCCTTCTTCGGGCTCTCTTTCATATACATCATTTTTGAAGACGATACCGATATGTATTGGGCGCGAAGCCGGGTACTGGAATACCTTAATACTGCAGGCAGTAATTTGCCTGAAGGGGTAACGCCCACGCTTGGACCGGATGCAACCGGGGTTGGTTGGGTTTACGAGTACGTGCTGGATGGTGGAGACCAGTACGACCTCCAACAGTTGCGCTCAATTCAAGACTGGTTCCTTAAATACGAACTACTCAGTGTGGACGGGGTAGCCGAAGTTGCCAGTGTGGGAGGTCATGTCAAACAATACCAGGTAGAAGTGGATCCGGATAAACTGCTGGCTTATGATATCCCGTTGTCGAAAGTAAAAATGGCTATCAAACGCAGTAATAATGACGTGGGTGGCCGCTTGGTGGAAATGAGCGAAACCGAGTTTATGGTCCGTGGCAAAGGATATATTCAAACAGTTGAAGATGTTGAAAATGTGCCCATCGGTACCGATGGTAACGGCACGCCCGTGACCATTCGTAATGTAGCTAATGTTCAAATAGGCCCGGACCTCCGTCGCGGTGTAGTTGACTGGAATGGCGAAGGAGAAGCAGTAGGGGGCGTGGTCATCATGCGGTTTGGAGAAAATGCGCTGCAAACCATCGACAACGTAAAGGCAAAGTTGAAAGAACTTGAAAGCGGGCTTCCAGAGGGAATCACCATTAAAACGGCTTATGACCGCTCCAGCCTGATTAAGCGTGCTATTGAATTTTTGGAACATAAACTTCTGGAGGAAAGCATCGTCGTTGCTATCATTGTGTTGATATTCCTATTACACTTTAGGAGTTCATTAGTGGCTATTATCAGTTTGCCCATCGGTATTTTGGCCGCCTTCATAGTGATGTATTTTCAGGGTATCAACGCCAATATTATGTCATTAAGTGGGATAGCCATTGCTATTGGAGCAATGGTGGATGCGGCAATCGTGATGGTGGAGAATGCGCATAAACATCTGGAAAGAGATCGGGGCAAAAAGGAACATTGGCGGATTATTATAGATGCTTCCAAAGAGGTAGGGCCGGCCTTGTTCTTCTCCCTTCTGATTATCACGGTTTCGTTTCTGCCAATCTTTGCATTACAGGGACAAGAAGGACGTCTTTTTAAACCACTGGCTTTTACCAAAACGTACGCCATGGCAGCAGCAGCACTGCTCTCGGTGACGCTGGTACCTGTATTAATGGGATACCTTATACGCGGAAAAATTCAACCCGAACATAAAAACCCCGTTAACCGTTTTTTAATATGGATTTACAGACCGGTAATAAATTTGGCATTGCGCTTTAAGTGGACCACCATCATAGCCTCTATTGCAATACTTGCCATATCTATAGTGCCATTGCAACGACTCGGTTCGGAATTTATGCCTCCTATCGAAGAGGGTGACCTGCTTTATATGCCGACCACCGATCCTGGTATCAGTATAACCAAGGCGAAGGAACTCCTGCAACAAACTGATAAAGTTATCGCCAGTTTCCCTGAAGTGAAATCGGTATTTGGCAAAGCAGGACGAGCACAAACTTCCACGGATCCGGCACCACTATCGATGTTCGAAACCATTATCCAGTTAAAACCTGAAGATGAGTGGCGTGAGGGTATGACGATGGATAAACTGAAGCAAGAGATGGATGCGGCCATCAAAATTCCGGGGCTTACTAACGCCTGGACGATGCCGATTAAGACACGAATAGATATGCTGTCTACTGGTATAAAAACTCCGATTGGTATTAAAGTAACCGGACCAGATCTTCAGACACTTTCCGATCTCAGTTCGGACATAGCCTCCGTGGTGCGAGATGTACCTGGAACTTTGAGTGTCTTCGCTGACAAGACAACTGGAGGAAATTACCTGGACTTCAATATCGACCGTAAAGAAGCTGCCCGTTATGGACTAACGACCGGTGACGTGCAGGATGTAATCCAATCTGCCATCGGTGGAATGAACGTAACTGAGACCGTGGAAGGGCTGGAACGCTATCCGGTCAACGTACGGTATGCCCGAGAGACCCGTGAAAACCTTACGGATCTCGGGCGGGTATTGATTTCAACTCCTTCTGGGGCTCAAATACCCATTGAATACGTTGCCGATTTGCAGATCCGCAAAGACGCGCCTGTGATTAAAACCGAGAATGCCCGCTATTCCAGCTGGATCTATGTGGACTTAACTACTTCTGATCTTGGAACCTATGTTAACCAGGCCCGGCAAACCGTTGATGAACGGTTGGACCTGCCTTCCGGATACAGTCTAAGCTGGAGTGGGCAATATGAATACATGGAGCGGGCTAAAAAGCGTCTGCAAGTGGTAGTTCCGATCACCTTGCTCATTATCTTCCTGCTGCTGTACTTTAACTTTAAAAATCTACAGGAGAGTATGATCGTTCTTTTGACACTGCCCTTCTCATTGGTTGGTTCATTCTGGCTATTGTATATCCTGGATTATAATCTGAGTGTGGCTGTTGGGGTTGGTGCCATAGCTCTTGCAGGTGTGGCCGCAGAAATCGGGGTTATAATGCTCACATATCTGGATAATGCCTACAACGACCGGAAATATAATGACAAGATGAAGAACCTAGACGATCTGAAACAGGCTATCTTTGAAGGATCTGCCCAGCGAATTCGCCCAATATTTATGACAGTTTGTGCCATCACCGGCGGGCTGCTGCCAATAATGTGGGGTGCGGGAACAGGGGCTACCGTCATGAAGCGGATTGCCGCCCCAATGGTTGGGGGGATGGTATCAGCAACGATACTTAGCCTTGTTGTTATACCTGTAATCTACTACCTCTGGAAAAGCCGAGAAGTAAAACGTCTGGCTAAAACAACCACTAAGATCAACAGTTAA
- a CDS encoding P-II family nitrogen regulator, translating into MPGLTKKVISMNEVKAFIRKRKAEQVIDGLEAQGFCCMTLIDVMGLGRMSDPEKAQLSVSIAERFTNIVKLVVVCSEKDTERVVEIIRNKGRSGQPGDGIIYVTPVSKSVHIRSGDSGSDFLQHERRNPTS; encoded by the coding sequence TTGCCAGGCCTAACAAAAAAGGTAATAAGTATGAATGAAGTCAAAGCATTTATTCGCAAACGAAAAGCAGAACAAGTCATTGACGGGCTGGAAGCGCAAGGTTTCTGCTGCATGACACTAATCGATGTAATGGGACTGGGTCGAATGTCGGACCCGGAAAAAGCCCAGCTTTCAGTCAGTATTGCTGAACGATTTACTAACATAGTTAAACTCGTGGTGGTGTGTAGTGAAAAAGATACCGAGCGGGTAGTCGAAATCATTCGAAATAAGGGTCGCAGTGGACAGCCCGGGGATGGAATTATATATGTGACTCCGGTTAGTAAATCTGTTCATATTAGATCAGGAGACTCGGGTAGTGACTTCTTACAACATGAACGACGTAACCCTACCTCTTAA
- a CDS encoding DUF411 domain-containing protein, producing MKKYKKPILYLSIIIISGITIWAFAKKYNRISESINSDLPEVVMYKNPQCTCCDRWASYLRKQGYPVSVNISSEMISIKETNNMPLNLASCHTAFVDDYIVEGHVPVEDINRMLEERPDAVGIAAPGMPAASPGMDIDTDDSYEVRLFDQEGNSILYATH from the coding sequence ATGAAGAAGTATAAAAAACCAATTCTTTATCTAAGTATTATCATCATTTCAGGTATTACAATATGGGCTTTCGCTAAAAAGTATAATCGGATTTCTGAGTCTATTAATTCGGATCTACCTGAAGTAGTCATGTACAAGAACCCACAATGTACTTGTTGTGATAGATGGGCCAGTTATCTTAGAAAACAGGGCTATCCTGTATCAGTGAACATTTCAAGCGAAATGATATCGATTAAAGAAACTAATAATATGCCTTTAAATCTGGCATCCTGCCATACTGCTTTTGTCGATGACTATATTGTGGAAGGTCATGTTCCTGTGGAGGACATCAATAGAATGCTTGAAGAACGACCTGACGCTGTAGGTATCGCTGCACCTGGTATGCCTGCTGCCTCTCCCGGGATGGATATAGATACAGATGATTCATACGAGGTCAGGCTTTTTGATCAAGAAGGCAACTCAATTTTATATGCAACTCATTAA
- a CDS encoding tyrosine-type recombinase/integrase, producing MAFLTKRGKYYSINWRTSVDGKVKSTRKALGTRHKDVAEKMLKELEKLESLGRINPFANGFDPKKELQRNTQKETVLCNTVGESIELFYKSKNHLSPATIGAYQRALDHFVELNELSDVHPTNVLSYHFENVIFKKGITSATRHYYFRHFRSWWKFLLKKNIVEKDYFTMLKEDLPRIRENTRPKMISEEELGILYKKFDEELSRKKDLPEFDPNLVQHWFKPIVSLYFYGGLRKHEAAYDPELSYSGLKGENLIYENGELSYISLPPTKGRKERLIPIINELKKELDAYLKIRGKISPSDYVFIYTGGNTKGQPVRGMRVYREFKRYCKEAGIPTSRTLHGMRHQAVTTWIEKGFHTAEASYMAGHSSQKVTEKYTHLTVKLLKDKMDSI from the coding sequence ATGGCATTTCTAACAAAACGCGGCAAATATTATTCGATCAACTGGAGAACTTCTGTTGACGGAAAAGTGAAATCTACTCGAAAAGCATTGGGCACCCGACATAAAGACGTGGCCGAGAAAATGCTTAAAGAACTGGAAAAGCTGGAATCATTGGGCAGGATCAATCCCTTCGCAAATGGTTTCGATCCCAAAAAAGAATTGCAAAGAAATACGCAGAAAGAAACTGTTCTTTGCAATACAGTGGGTGAATCCATTGAATTATTCTACAAATCAAAAAACCATCTTTCCCCGGCAACCATTGGAGCCTACCAGCGAGCTTTAGATCATTTTGTGGAATTAAATGAGTTATCGGATGTGCATCCAACAAATGTACTGAGCTACCATTTTGAAAATGTAATCTTCAAGAAGGGCATTACTTCAGCAACAAGGCACTACTACTTCCGACATTTTCGATCTTGGTGGAAGTTTCTGCTGAAAAAGAACATTGTGGAGAAAGATTATTTCACTATGCTAAAAGAAGATCTGCCCCGAATTAGAGAAAATACCCGGCCTAAAATGATTTCTGAGGAAGAACTTGGAATTCTTTATAAGAAATTCGATGAAGAGTTATCCAGAAAGAAAGACTTGCCCGAATTTGACCCTAATTTGGTTCAACATTGGTTCAAGCCTATTGTGTCTTTGTACTTCTATGGTGGACTCCGAAAACATGAAGCGGCTTATGATCCAGAATTATCCTACTCCGGATTGAAGGGTGAAAATCTGATCTATGAAAATGGAGAGCTAAGCTACATATCACTACCACCCACCAAAGGCCGAAAAGAACGGCTGATTCCAATCATCAATGAATTAAAAAAGGAACTGGATGCGTATTTAAAGATTCGTGGTAAGATAAGCCCCAGTGACTATGTGTTTATTTACACGGGTGGAAATACAAAAGGCCAACCGGTTCGTGGGATGAGAGTGTATCGGGAATTTAAGCGCTATTGTAAGGAAGCTGGAATTCCAACCTCTCGTACTTTACACGGTATGCGACACCAAGCCGTAACTACCTGGATTGAAAAAGGTTTTCATACGGCTGAGGCAAGCTATATGGCAGGTCACTCGAGTCAAAAGGTGACTGAAAAGTACACTCATTTAACGGTAAAGCTTTTAAAAGACAAAATGGACTCAATTTGA
- a CDS encoding efflux RND transporter permease subunit: MLNKTIRFFLENKLVAVLFLLVLVGWGLAVAPFNWNLDFLPRDRVPVDAIPNLGENQQIVYTDWEGQSPQDIEDQVTYPLTTQLLTVPGIKTVRSNSMTGLSIIYIIFEEDVDYYWSRSRILEKLNSLPAGTIPQTAKPALGPDATGLGQIFWYTLEGRDQSGEPAGGWDPQELRSIQDFYVKYGLSGAQGVAEVASIGGYVKEYQIDIDPNKLKTYGVTLPEVIDAVRKTNAETGARTIEMNNVEYLVRGIGYIENLEDLESAVVKVVDNTPIRIQDVAFVSMGPAPRRGVLDKAGAEAVGGVVVARQGANPQQVIDNVKAQIKEISAGLPVKTLEDGTESQVTIVPFYDRSTLISETLGTLEEALTLQILITIIVIVIMVLNLRTSVLISAMLPIAVLMTFIAMKYFGVDANIVALSGIAIAIGTIVDMGVILSENMLRHLEEMEEDESLLEVIYNATVEVAGAVLTAITTTIVSFLPVFTMIAAEGKLFKPLAYTKTFALIASIIITITLIPPFAHWFFGLKINNRKLKLSWNGLLVIGGFIAMLTVSGWGGLLIMGFGLINGVGFFLGEEYHKRIPFLNNALSVVVVTWLLTEYWLPFGPSVSFAGNLFFIVLVIALILATFWLIIKYYQPIISWCLDHKKIFLALPSFFVIFGVVIWLGFATTFGFVAKSFNTVGVDISETSVWTSASEAFPGLGEEFMPALDEGAFLLMPTTMPHAGIEEAEDVMRKLDLSVNSIPEVEMVVGKMGRAESALDPAPISMFENVIQYKSEYKTDENGRRMRFEVNDSGEFARDEDGELIPDENGKYYRQWRDHIHSPDDIWDEIVAAARIPGTTSAPKLQPIETRLIMLQSGMRAPMGVKVKGSDLQEIENFGLQLEDVLKNAEGVKASSVFAERIVGKPYLEVHWNREQLARYGLSVQDVQQFMSMGVGGMAVSTSVEGRERYPIRVRFARELRDNPEALNELLVPTKTGVQVPLSQLAEIKYRQGPQAIKSEDTFLVGYVIFDKLDGFAEIEVVENARRAIEESVNSGNIAVPAGINFEFAGNYENQVRAEKRLSVILPIALVIIFLIMYFQFRSVATTSMIFSSIFVAWAGGFLLVWLYGQGWFLNFDLFGQNLRDLFQMGTVNLSVAVWVGFIALFGIAADGGVVMATYLDQLFDRKKPKTSAELREVVIEASTRRIRPTLMTTATTILALLPVLTSTGRGSDIMVPMAIPSVGGMFLQIITLLVIPVLYYMWKEFKMKKELS; encoded by the coding sequence ATGCTAAATAAAACCATCCGGTTTTTCCTGGAAAATAAACTTGTAGCTGTACTATTCTTGCTAGTCTTAGTAGGCTGGGGACTTGCAGTAGCTCCCTTTAATTGGAATCTTGACTTTCTTCCTCGGGATCGTGTTCCTGTGGATGCTATTCCAAACCTTGGGGAGAACCAACAGATCGTGTATACCGATTGGGAAGGTCAATCTCCTCAGGATATAGAAGATCAGGTCACCTATCCTCTGACTACTCAATTACTGACTGTGCCTGGCATCAAAACCGTTCGAAGTAATTCGATGACCGGTCTTTCCATCATTTACATCATTTTCGAAGAGGATGTGGATTATTATTGGAGTCGCTCCCGCATCCTTGAAAAACTAAACTCACTTCCGGCAGGCACTATTCCTCAAACTGCAAAGCCCGCCCTTGGTCCTGATGCTACCGGACTGGGGCAGATATTTTGGTACACGCTGGAAGGCAGGGATCAAAGTGGAGAGCCCGCAGGTGGCTGGGACCCTCAAGAGTTACGGTCCATACAAGACTTTTATGTGAAATACGGACTATCAGGAGCTCAAGGTGTGGCAGAAGTTGCTTCCATTGGAGGGTATGTAAAAGAGTACCAGATTGACATCGACCCAAACAAACTAAAAACGTATGGGGTTACTCTGCCTGAAGTGATCGATGCAGTACGAAAAACCAATGCTGAGACCGGTGCCCGAACTATTGAGATGAATAACGTGGAATACCTGGTTCGGGGAATTGGGTACATAGAAAACCTGGAAGATTTGGAATCTGCTGTGGTTAAAGTAGTGGATAATACGCCCATTCGAATTCAGGATGTTGCCTTCGTTAGTATGGGGCCTGCTCCACGAAGAGGTGTGCTGGATAAGGCTGGAGCAGAAGCCGTTGGTGGAGTAGTCGTAGCCCGGCAAGGTGCCAATCCCCAGCAGGTAATTGATAATGTAAAAGCACAGATCAAAGAGATTTCTGCCGGCCTGCCTGTAAAAACCCTTGAAGACGGAACCGAATCTCAAGTCACCATTGTACCATTTTATGATCGCTCTACGCTGATCTCAGAAACCTTGGGGACGCTCGAAGAAGCGCTCACACTTCAAATACTTATTACCATTATCGTGATCGTTATAATGGTATTGAATCTGCGAACTTCGGTGCTAATTTCTGCAATGCTCCCCATCGCTGTACTCATGACCTTCATTGCCATGAAGTATTTTGGGGTGGATGCTAACATTGTGGCCCTTTCCGGGATCGCTATTGCCATTGGTACCATTGTGGATATGGGAGTCATCCTTTCTGAGAATATGCTCCGGCATTTGGAAGAAATGGAGGAAGATGAATCACTTTTGGAAGTTATATACAATGCTACTGTTGAAGTAGCCGGGGCTGTATTGACGGCCATAACCACCACCATTGTGAGTTTTCTCCCTGTCTTTACGATGATCGCTGCCGAAGGGAAACTATTCAAACCACTGGCTTACACTAAAACCTTCGCGCTGATTGCTTCCATTATCATTACAATCACACTGATCCCACCCTTTGCCCATTGGTTCTTTGGGTTAAAGATCAACAATCGGAAATTGAAACTGAGCTGGAACGGTTTACTGGTGATCGGAGGATTCATTGCCATGTTGACTGTTTCAGGTTGGGGTGGTCTGTTGATCATGGGCTTCGGACTCATCAATGGCGTGGGATTCTTTTTAGGCGAAGAATATCACAAACGAATTCCATTTCTCAATAATGCGCTTTCTGTAGTAGTAGTCACCTGGCTACTGACAGAATACTGGCTTCCTTTTGGCCCATCGGTCTCTTTTGCAGGTAATTTGTTTTTTATCGTTTTAGTGATCGCCCTTATTCTTGCCACCTTCTGGCTCATCATCAAATATTATCAACCCATTATTAGTTGGTGTCTGGATCATAAAAAGATTTTTCTAGCCCTTCCATCCTTTTTCGTGATTTTTGGGGTGGTAATTTGGCTGGGCTTTGCAACTACCTTTGGATTTGTAGCCAAAAGCTTTAATACGGTCGGGGTTGATATAAGCGAAACATCCGTTTGGACTTCAGCGTCCGAAGCTTTTCCAGGACTGGGTGAAGAATTTATGCCCGCCCTGGATGAAGGAGCTTTCCTTTTGATGCCTACTACGATGCCTCATGCCGGTATAGAAGAGGCAGAAGACGTGATGCGTAAACTGGACCTGTCTGTTAACTCCATACCGGAAGTTGAAATGGTTGTTGGAAAAATGGGCCGGGCTGAATCAGCCTTAGACCCTGCACCTATCTCCATGTTCGAAAATGTGATTCAATATAAATCGGAATACAAAACGGATGAAAATGGCCGACGGATGCGATTCGAGGTCAATGATTCAGGGGAGTTTGCCAGAGATGAAGATGGAGAACTGATCCCGGATGAAAACGGTAAGTATTATCGCCAGTGGCGCGATCATATTCACTCCCCGGATGATATCTGGGATGAAATTGTAGCTGCCGCACGCATACCCGGAACTACCTCTGCCCCCAAACTTCAGCCTATTGAAACACGATTGATCATGTTGCAATCGGGAATGCGGGCTCCCATGGGTGTAAAAGTGAAAGGCAGTGATCTTCAAGAAATCGAAAATTTTGGTTTACAATTAGAAGATGTCCTGAAGAATGCTGAAGGCGTAAAAGCTTCATCGGTATTTGCGGAACGTATTGTTGGTAAACCCTATTTGGAAGTTCATTGGAACCGGGAACAGTTAGCCCGCTACGGGTTATCCGTTCAAGACGTGCAGCAATTTATGTCGATGGGTGTGGGTGGGATGGCAGTCTCAACCTCCGTTGAAGGGCGCGAGCGATACCCTATTCGTGTTCGTTTTGCCCGCGAGTTAAGAGATAACCCTGAGGCTTTAAATGAACTTTTGGTTCCCACCAAGACGGGTGTTCAAGTACCTCTTTCACAACTGGCTGAGATCAAATACCGCCAAGGACCACAAGCTATCAAAAGCGAAGATACGTTCCTGGTGGGTTATGTAATCTTCGATAAGTTAGATGGCTTTGCTGAAATTGAAGTGGTAGAAAATGCCAGACGTGCTATTGAAGAGAGTGTGAACTCCGGTAACATAGCGGTTCCCGCAGGTATCAATTTTGAATTCGCGGGCAACTATGAGAATCAGGTCCGAGCTGAGAAACGGCTAAGCGTTATTCTGCCTATTGCGCTGGTCATTATCTTCCTGATCATGTATTTCCAATTCCGGTCTGTGGCTACTACATCCATGATCTTCAGTAGCATTTTTGTGGCCTGGGCGGGTGGATTTCTACTTGTTTGGCTGTACGGTCAGGGATGGTTTCTGAATTTTGATCTGTTTGGTCAAAATCTTCGGGATCTGTTTCAAATGGGAACCGTGAACTTAAGTGTGGCTGTGTGGGTGGGTTTCATCGCCTTATTTGGAATAGCGGCTGATGGAGGTGTAGTGATGGCAACCTATCTCGACCAATTGTTTGATCGCAAGAAACCGAAGACATCGGCTGAGTTACGAGAAGTGGTGATAGAGGCAAGTACACGAAGGATTCGTCCGACACTCATGACGACAGCTACCACCATCCTTGCTTTGTTACCCGTCCTAACATCCACAGGCCGAGGCTCGGATATTATGGTGCCTATGGCAATCCCGAGTGTAGGTGGCATGTTCCTGCAAATCATCACATTACTGGTTATACCGGTCCTTTATTACATGTGGAAAGAATTTAAAATGAAAAAAGAATTGTCATGA
- a CDS encoding TolC family protein, whose amino-acid sequence MKEDHRIKNIEYPTLSRMGRKSSALFAKPLHALRLIALLGIIALPFTVQAQTIAEYQQQAANNNPQLKAEYQHYLSALEESPIVGALPDPEVAFAYFISPIETRLGPQQARISLTQMFPWFGSLSDKRSISEAQAKAQYEVFQETRNRLFYQTEKALIEVYELDQSLEIANENLDILNSLVEISLSRYETDQASQVDVLRAQIEQEDLKTQIALLEDNRNVLIQKVNELLNAEQEQVITLPDTLIPEMSIESEPELLNKLVQQNPALNRLRYQKDSAHEMKTLAAKDGKPSFGVGLDYIFTGERSDVPTLADNGKDAIMARASFKIPLFRNKYNAKVQQAELNIQSVQSQITDKENKLETDLSSSLRDYYDARRRFDLYDQKQIQRVNQALSIMTQNYSTDSSNFEEILRMQRKLLGYQLSRIQALVDMQVSSAFIDYLTGKHNINLNK is encoded by the coding sequence ATGAAAGAAGATCATCGAATAAAGAATATTGAATATCCAACATTGAGCAGGATGGGAAGAAAGTCTTCAGCACTCTTTGCGAAACCTCTGCACGCTCTGCGATTAATTGCATTACTTGGTATAATTGCACTGCCTTTTACCGTGCAAGCTCAAACTATTGCCGAATACCAACAACAAGCAGCTAATAATAATCCCCAGTTGAAGGCTGAATATCAGCACTATCTATCAGCTCTTGAAGAAAGTCCTATTGTTGGTGCTTTGCCCGATCCGGAAGTTGCTTTTGCCTATTTCATCAGTCCGATTGAAACCAGATTGGGACCACAACAAGCAAGGATTTCACTAACCCAAATGTTTCCCTGGTTTGGGAGCCTCTCAGATAAACGATCAATATCGGAAGCGCAGGCTAAAGCACAATACGAAGTATTTCAGGAGACCCGAAATCGACTGTTTTATCAAACCGAGAAAGCACTTATTGAAGTTTATGAGTTGGACCAAAGCTTGGAGATTGCCAACGAAAACCTCGACATCCTAAACTCCTTAGTGGAGATAAGTTTGAGCCGATATGAAACAGATCAGGCTTCGCAGGTGGATGTGTTACGGGCACAAATCGAACAGGAAGACCTGAAGACGCAAATTGCTTTGCTTGAAGACAACCGGAACGTGTTAATTCAAAAAGTGAATGAGCTTTTGAATGCTGAGCAAGAACAGGTGATCACCTTGCCGGATACGTTAATTCCTGAAATGAGTATAGAAAGCGAGCCGGAACTACTGAATAAATTGGTTCAACAAAACCCGGCATTAAATCGCCTTAGATACCAGAAGGACTCCGCCCATGAAATGAAAACGCTGGCAGCAAAAGACGGGAAACCATCCTTTGGCGTAGGTCTGGATTATATCTTCACCGGAGAACGCTCGGATGTACCAACGCTAGCTGATAATGGTAAAGATGCCATCATGGCCAGAGCCAGTTTCAAAATTCCCCTGTTCCGAAATAAATACAATGCCAAGGTTCAACAAGCAGAGCTGAATATTCAATCAGTACAGTCGCAAATAACAGACAAAGAGAACAAACTGGAAACAGATTTATCCTCTTCGTTGAGGGACTATTATGATGCGCGGCGTCGGTTTGACTTGTATGACCAGAAGCAGATTCAACGAGTTAATCAGGCACTGAGCATTATGACACAGAACTATTCAACCGACAGCTCCAATTTTGAAGAAATTCTACGGATGCAGCGCAAGCTTTTGGGTTATCAACTTAGCCGCATTCAGGCTTTGGTAGATATGCAGGTTTCATCGGCTTTCATCGATTACCTGACTGGCAAACACAACATTAATCTAAATAAATAG